One window of the Desulfonatronum sp. SC1 genome contains the following:
- a CDS encoding DUF21 domain-containing protein, with amino-acid sequence MTTFIWIGILICLTQSAMLSGLNLAYFSVSKLHLEMESSRGNAHARRVLHLRRDANLLLVTILWSNVGVNVLLALLSSSVLAGVAAFLFSTVLITICGEIMPQAYFSRNALRMGAMLAPVIRIYQIALYPVVKPTALLLDKWLGPEGIGYFRERDLRELIKMHMESSSTEIDKVEGKGSLNFLALDDLPVAAEGESADPQSILTMKFDNGKPVFPSIRPSSVDPFLRLVQSSGKTWVILVDQEGEPRYVVNVASFLREAFFEPDTFNPMAHCHRPIIIRDPMTSLGAVIPHLKVQPERTDDDVIDNDIILYWGEEKHVITGSDILGRLLRGIVREEPKPVEG; translated from the coding sequence ATGACCACTTTCATTTGGATCGGAATCCTGATCTGCCTGACCCAGTCAGCCATGCTTTCCGGGCTGAACCTGGCCTATTTCTCCGTGAGCAAGCTTCATCTGGAGATGGAGTCTTCCCGTGGCAACGCGCATGCCCGGCGGGTCTTGCACCTGCGCCGGGACGCCAACTTGCTGCTGGTGACCATCCTCTGGTCCAACGTGGGGGTGAACGTCCTTTTGGCCCTATTGTCCAGTTCCGTGCTCGCCGGAGTGGCCGCGTTCCTGTTTTCCACCGTGCTGATCACCATCTGCGGGGAGATCATGCCTCAGGCGTACTTCTCCCGAAACGCGCTGCGGATGGGGGCCATGCTGGCCCCGGTGATCAGGATCTACCAGATAGCCCTGTACCCCGTGGTCAAGCCCACGGCCCTGCTTTTGGACAAGTGGCTGGGGCCCGAGGGGATCGGTTACTTTCGGGAGCGGGATCTGCGGGAGCTGATCAAGATGCACATGGAGTCGTCCTCCACGGAGATCGACAAGGTGGAGGGCAAGGGGAGTCTGAACTTTCTGGCCCTGGACGATCTGCCCGTGGCCGCGGAGGGCGAGAGCGCGGACCCGCAAAGTATCCTGACCATGAAGTTCGACAACGGCAAGCCTGTTTTTCCCTCCATCAGGCCGTCCAGCGTGGATCCGTTTCTCAGGCTCGTGCAAAGCTCCGGAAAAACCTGGGTGATCCTCGTGGACCAGGAGGGGGAGCCGCGTTACGTCGTGAACGTGGCCTCCTTTCTGCGCGAAGCCTTTTTCGAGCCGGACACGTTTAATCCCATGGCCCACTGCCACCGACCGATCATCATCCGCGACCCCATGACCAGTCTGGGGGCCGTGATACCCCACCTGAAGGTCCAGCCGGAACGAACGGACGACGATGTGATCGACAACGACATCATCCTTTATTGGGGCGAGGAAAAGCACGTGATCACCGGCTCGGACATTCTCGGCCGACTGTTGCGGGGGATTGTGCG
- a CDS encoding amidoligase family protein, with the protein MPRFILPDQMHTPDCEVRRVGVEMEMAGLELPVMAQAVKDLFGGHIDSKSPFEIHVLETRHGAFAVELDASLLKNHEYQPYLAKVGIDLDARGDQQTFDAMLARLAAGVVPSEVVAPPIPVMVLEDMDALRDRLRRDGAKGTRTALVYAFGAQFNVEAVRLDAAYLRNILRAYVLLHDRLTERGAVDLSRKISPYIRAFPGGYVRLLLNKDYTPDLPDLIRDYLLHNPTRNRPLDMLPLFAHLERDLVMNAPVETHLIKPRPAFHYRLPNCQIDESDWSLAKPWNDWIMVEKLAADENRLREHARAYLEKPGEVVARMVDEWVDMLGTWLKR; encoded by the coding sequence ATGCCTCGATTCATCCTGCCCGACCAGATGCACACCCCTGACTGTGAGGTCCGTCGCGTGGGCGTGGAGATGGAAATGGCCGGGCTGGAGCTGCCGGTCATGGCCCAGGCGGTCAAGGATCTGTTCGGCGGTCACATCGATTCCAAAAGTCCTTTTGAAATCCACGTCCTGGAGACGCGCCACGGAGCGTTCGCCGTGGAACTGGACGCCAGCCTGCTCAAGAATCACGAATACCAGCCTTATCTGGCCAAGGTCGGCATCGACCTGGACGCCAGGGGCGACCAGCAAACCTTCGACGCCATGCTGGCCCGCCTGGCGGCCGGCGTCGTGCCCAGCGAAGTGGTGGCTCCGCCGATTCCGGTCATGGTCCTGGAGGACATGGACGCCTTGCGGGACAGGCTGCGTCGGGATGGCGCCAAGGGCACCCGTACGGCCCTGGTCTACGCCTTCGGGGCTCAGTTCAACGTGGAGGCCGTTCGACTGGACGCGGCTTACCTGCGAAACATTCTGCGCGCCTACGTGCTGCTCCACGACCGGCTGACAGAGCGGGGGGCCGTGGACCTCTCCCGCAAGATCTCGCCGTATATCCGGGCCTTTCCCGGCGGATACGTCCGGCTGCTTCTGAACAAGGACTACACGCCGGACCTCCCCGACCTGATCCGCGACTACCTCCTGCACAATCCCACCCGCAACCGCCCCCTGGACATGCTCCCGCTGTTTGCGCACCTGGAACGGGATCTGGTCATGAACGCGCCGGTGGAAACCCACCTGATCAAACCCAGGCCCGCATTCCACTACCGCCTGCCCAACTGCCAGATCGACGAATCGGATTGGTCCCTGGCCAAGCCGTGGAACGACTGGATCATGGTGGAAAAGCTGGCCGCGGATGAGAATCGCTTACGGGAGCACGCCCGGGCCTACCTGGAAAAACCAGGGGAAGTCGTGGCCCGGATGGTGGACGAATGGGTGGACATGTTGGGGACGTGGCTGAAGCGATGA
- a CDS encoding gamma-glutamyl-gamma-aminobutyrate hydrolase family protein, whose translation MGGHVGDVAEAMNGKKPVIGVTGPDHGGLAAWWFTRLAVWRAGGRALRITPRRPRHVQELDGLIIGGGADVAPDLYGAEPLRPPEKMAEEMTRGETDWFRRGLALLAFPLMLLIRRILTTRNPGLNTDRDELEQNLLRSALERDLPILGICRGAQLINVTLGGTLHQHLTGFYQESPNIRSLLPRKTIQVEPDSLLARGLKCAICGVNALHDQAVDKLGRTVRVTAREPNGVIQAVEATNKTFVLGVQWHPEYLPHHRRQQRLFRALVQTARKPRRSI comes from the coding sequence ATGGGTGGACATGTTGGGGACGTGGCTGAAGCGATGAACGGGAAAAAGCCGGTAATCGGCGTCACCGGCCCGGATCACGGCGGCCTGGCCGCTTGGTGGTTCACCCGCTTGGCGGTTTGGCGGGCCGGCGGCCGGGCGTTGCGGATCACGCCCCGGCGTCCCCGCCACGTTCAGGAACTGGACGGCCTGATCATCGGCGGCGGCGCGGACGTGGCGCCGGACCTGTACGGCGCCGAGCCGTTGAGGCCTCCCGAAAAAATGGCCGAGGAAATGACACGGGGAGAAACGGACTGGTTTCGACGCGGCCTGGCCTTGCTGGCCTTTCCCCTAATGCTGCTGATCCGGAGAATCCTGACCACCCGCAACCCCGGTCTGAACACGGACCGCGACGAACTGGAGCAGAACCTGCTCCGCTCGGCCCTGGAACGCGACCTGCCCATTCTGGGCATCTGCCGCGGCGCGCAACTGATCAACGTAACCCTGGGCGGCACCCTGCACCAGCACCTGACCGGCTTTTACCAGGAATCCCCCAATATCCGCAGCCTGCTGCCCCGCAAAACCATCCAGGTGGAGCCGGACTCCCTGCTGGCCCGCGGCCTCAAATGCGCCATATGCGGCGTCAACGCGCTGCACGACCAGGCCGTGGACAAGCTCGGCCGGACCGTGCGCGTCACGGCCCGGGAACCAAACGGCGTGATCCAGGCCGTGGAGGCCACGAACAAAACCTTTGTCCTCGGGGTCCAATGGCACCCCGAATACCTCCCCCACCACCGCCGCCAACAACGCCTGTTCCGCGCCCTGGTCCAGACTGCTCGAAAACCACGTCGCTCCATCTGA